The Mycobacteriales bacterium genomic interval CCACGTTGACCGCCTGGTCGACCGGGGCGATCGACGCGGTCAAGGCCCGGTCGGTCGTCGACGCCACCCGCCCACTCACCCCCACCCAGGCCAGCGTCGTGCAGGACCGGGTGCTGCCCCGCGCGGCCGGGCAGACCCTCGGGCAGCTGCGGGCGGCGTTGGCGCGGGCGGTGATCGCCGCCGACCCCGCCGGCGCGCAACACCGCCACGCCCAGGCCTACGCCGACCGCCGCGTCGTACTCACCCCCGCCGGGAACGGCATGGCCGAACTGTGGGCGCTGCTACGCGCCGCCGACGCCACCGCCCTCTACCACCAACTCACCACCCTGGCGAAGAAAACCGCGGACGGCCGGTCGATGGACGCCCGCCGCGCCGACGCCCTCACCGACCTCGCCCACACCCGCGGACCCGGCCAGCCGACGCCCGCCCTGATACAGGTCACCGTCGCCGCCACCACCCTGCTCGGCGCCGACCACCACCCCGCCCACCTCACCGGCTACGGACCCATCACCGCCGCCGAAGCCCGCCGCATCGCCACCGACGGCCGCTGGCGGCGCCTACTCACCGACCCGACCACCGGCGCGCTGCTCGACTACGGCCGCCGCAGCTACCCCACACCCGCCCCACTCGCCGACCACGTCCGCGCCCGCGACCACACCTGCCGGTTCCCCGGCTGCCGACAACCCGCCACCACCGCCGACCTCGACCACACCACCCCCTACCCCACCGGACCCACCACCGCGACGAACCTCGCCGCCCTCTGCCGCCACCACCACCGACTCAAACACCACACCCGCTGGACCGTCACACAAGACGACGACGCCACCCTCACCTGGACCACACCCACCGGCCGCCGCCACGTGACCCGACCCCCGGCCCTCAGTGAGACAGCCCCGCAGGATCACGACCCGGACACAGGTGGGAGCACCGCGCCGACGTCGAACGCCGCGCCGGTGGCGACCACCGCCGAGTTCACCGAGCCGGCCCAGGGTCCATGACGACTGGTCCGCATCGCAGCACCGTCGACTCCAGAACCATCAGCACGAGAACTGGGATTAGGCTGCAGCGATGCCGGTCGTGATTCTTACTGGTGCAACGCGAGGGATCGGGCGGGCGGCCGCCGTCGAGTTGGTCCGGCGTGGCGCCGAGCTGGCGGTCGTCGGCCGCGATGAGGCGCGGGTACGAGAGACCGCAGCGGAGGCACGCGCCGCCGGCGCGAGCGGCAGTACGGTTCACGAGCACGTCGCCGACCTCGAGCGGATGAGCGAGGTCCGCAAGCTCGCAGCCGAGCTCCTGGACGACTATCCGCGTATCGATGTGCTCGCGAACAACGCCGGTGCGATGTTCACGTCGCGGCACGTCACCCAGGACGGCTTCGAGCGGACCTTCGCGCTCAACCATCTCGCCCCGTTCCTGCTCACCAATCTGCTGCTGTCGCGGCTGACCGCCGTAGGCGGACGAGTAGTGACGACGGCGAGCGACGCCCACAAAGGCGGTTCGCTCGACCTCAGCGACCTCCAATCGGAACGGGATCGGTTCCGCCCCGGACGCGTCTACGGCACCTCCAAACTCTGCAACGTCCTCTTCACCCGCGAGCTACAGCGCCGCAACCCGGGCATCGCCGCCAACTGCTTCCACCCCGGCGTGATTCGCACCGGCTTCGGCAAGAACGACGGCACGGTGGCACGAATCAGTCTCACCCTTGCCGCGCCGTTTCTGCGATCTGCGGCGAGCGGAGCACGTTCGCTGGTCTGGCTCACCCTCGACCCCGGCGCTGGTGAGCTGCGCGGCCAGTACGTCGAGAAGGAGAAGGTGGTGCAGCCGAGCGCCCAGGCACAGGACGACCGCCTCGCCGCCGAGCTTTGGGAGCGTTCGGAGGAACTGACCGGGTTGACGCAGAAGGCGTGATCGTCCGTCCGGCGTCCGCGAAATGGCCAGCAGCTACGGCGTAGCCGGTCCCGTCGCATCCGGCTGCTCGTCGGGTGGCGCGACCTCCAGCGGCGCGAGCTGGTCCAGCTCGGCTTTGCCGAGGTCCTTCACCTCGTCGAACACCTTTGCCTGCTGGTCCGCGATGCGATCGTTCACCATCTTGCTCAGCCCGAACGCGATCGCCCCGGTCTGGCGGACCGTGATGTCGTCCACGGACGGCTGTCGCGCGGAGGCGACCCCGATACCGCCGGCCGTGCCGTCCGCTGCCTGGGCCACCCCGACCGAGAACCGCTCACGGGGATTGACGCTGGGATGTGCGTAGTGCTGGCGAAGCTGCAGGAGTACGCGGTGCCAGTCCAGCACGTCGGAGTTGGACAGGGTGGCCGTGAGATCGTCCTCGGTGAGGGGGGCGCGAGCATCGTCGGTGGAGAAGCAACGCGCGTAGGAGAGCACAGCCGTGGTCCAGACGCTCTCGATCGCGACGTCGTCGGCGTCGCCTGCGCCGAGTTCGGACATCAGGCGCTCGCAGCACCGCAGCACCATCTGCAGGTCCTCGAAGGTGGCGAGCAGGTTGACCAGCGTGGTGGCACTGCCGCTGTCCAACCGCCGCAGGACGGTCGGTGGCTCGGACGGTGTGGTCTGGGTCATCAGGTGACTTCCTGGTCGTGGAGCCCGGCCGGTGGCGTGGGGCGCTACCGGAAGATCGCGGAGTAGATGAGGAACACGTTCAAGAGGATGATCGTCGCCGCGATCACACCCATCGCGGCGGTCGTGAGCCGCGAGTTGACCAGCGAGCCCATGATGTCGGTCCGCCGGGCCACCAGCAGCAGGGGTATGAGGGCGAACGGGATCCCGAACGAGAGCAGGACCTGCGAGAGGATGAGGCTCTCGGTCGTGGGCAGGCCCAGGCCCAGCACGAGCAGGGCGGGCAGCATCGTCAGCCCGCGCCGCACGTACAGCGGGATCCGGCGCCGGATGAAGCCCTGCATGACCACCTGGCC includes:
- a CDS encoding SDR family NAD(P)-dependent oxidoreductase, coding for MPVVILTGATRGIGRAAAVELVRRGAELAVVGRDEARVRETAAEARAAGASGSTVHEHVADLERMSEVRKLAAELLDDYPRIDVLANNAGAMFTSRHVTQDGFERTFALNHLAPFLLTNLLLSRLTAVGGRVVTTASDAHKGGSLDLSDLQSERDRFRPGRVYGTSKLCNVLFTRELQRRNPGIAANCFHPGVIRTGFGKNDGTVARISLTLAAPFLRSAASGARSLVWLTLDPGAGELRGQYVEKEKVVQPSAQAQDDRLAAELWERSEELTGLTQKA
- a CDS encoding DUF222 domain-containing protein; protein product: TLTAWSTGAIDAVKARSVVDATRPLTPTQASVVQDRVLPRAAGQTLGQLRAALARAVIAADPAGAQHRHAQAYADRRVVLTPAGNGMAELWALLRAADATALYHQLTTLAKKTADGRSMDARRADALTDLAHTRGPGQPTPALIQVTVAATTLLGADHHPAHLTGYGPITAAEARRIATDGRWRRLLTDPTTGALLDYGRRSYPTPAPLADHVRARDHTCRFPGCRQPATTADLDHTTPYPTGPTTATNLAALCRHHHRLKHHTRWTVTQDDDATLTWTTPTGRRHVTRPPALSETAPQDHDPDTGGSTAPTSNAAPVATTAEFTEPAQGP